A genomic stretch from Edaphobacter aggregans includes:
- a CDS encoding DHA2 family efflux MFS transporter permease subunit, translating into MATTATEVEIDHSLWKPKANPWAIAATVALAAFMEVLDTSIANVALPHISGSLGASTNQGTWVLTSYLVANAIILPVGAWASSVIGRRNFFQLCIVIFTVSSFLCGIAPSLPALLIFRVFQGIGGGGLQPMAQAIMADSFEERKRGLAFSLYGLVAVLAPSIGPTLGGWITDNYSWRWIFYINIPVGLLALVLVQRLVQDPPWIKPDRNNLRRLDYVGLALLTISMAGLQIALDKGEENDWFASNFIRIFATMFVIGIIALILWEWNHDHPIMNLKLFKFRNFAICCFLMLLVGGVLNASTVLQPQFLQGLLGYNATNAGKALTMGGLALIVVMPAAGIATGKFPARNLAALGFAFFAMSYWYSSNHITLDMSFRFASWLRIIQVLPIPFCFIAITNAAYVGLPREASNQVAGLINFVRNVGGSIFIAVTGALVTNRSLFHQARLQEHMQAGNPQFVNRVYDLGHFFGGGADGTYTAKAYIYQLLNQQAGVMGYQDVYRMLAWMACFMVLFAFLLKKNRPGQGPSASEAMH; encoded by the coding sequence ATGGCGACCACGGCGACCGAAGTCGAAATCGACCACTCCCTATGGAAGCCGAAAGCCAATCCATGGGCCATCGCCGCAACCGTCGCGCTCGCCGCATTCATGGAGGTCCTCGACACCTCCATTGCCAACGTCGCCCTTCCGCACATCTCCGGCTCCCTCGGCGCCAGCACCAATCAAGGAACGTGGGTCCTGACCAGTTACCTCGTCGCCAACGCAATCATTCTGCCGGTCGGCGCATGGGCGTCATCCGTCATCGGACGGCGTAACTTCTTCCAGCTCTGCATCGTCATCTTCACGGTGTCGAGCTTCCTCTGCGGCATCGCGCCCTCGTTGCCGGCTCTGCTGATCTTCCGTGTCTTCCAAGGCATCGGCGGCGGCGGCCTGCAACCCATGGCCCAGGCCATCATGGCCGACTCGTTCGAGGAGCGCAAACGCGGCCTCGCCTTCTCGCTTTACGGCCTCGTCGCCGTCCTCGCGCCCTCCATCGGGCCCACCCTCGGCGGCTGGATCACTGACAACTACTCCTGGCGCTGGATCTTCTACATCAACATTCCCGTCGGGCTGCTCGCCCTCGTTCTCGTGCAGAGGCTCGTGCAGGACCCTCCCTGGATCAAGCCCGACAGGAACAACCTCCGCCGCCTCGACTACGTCGGCCTCGCACTCCTCACCATCTCCATGGCCGGCCTCCAGATCGCCCTCGACAAAGGCGAAGAGAACGACTGGTTCGCCTCGAACTTCATTCGCATCTTCGCCACCATGTTCGTCATCGGCATCATCGCCCTGATCCTGTGGGAGTGGAACCACGACCACCCCATCATGAACCTGAAGCTCTTCAAGTTCAGAAACTTCGCCATCTGCTGCTTCCTGATGCTGCTGGTCGGCGGCGTCCTGAACGCCTCAACCGTGCTGCAGCCGCAGTTCCTTCAAGGTCTGCTAGGCTACAACGCCACCAACGCAGGCAAGGCGCTGACGATGGGCGGCCTCGCTCTCATCGTGGTGATGCCCGCCGCCGGCATCGCAACGGGCAAGTTCCCCGCACGAAATCTCGCGGCCCTCGGCTTCGCCTTCTTCGCCATGTCGTATTGGTACAGCTCCAACCACATCACGCTCGACATGAGCTTCCGCTTTGCCTCGTGGCTGCGCATTATCCAGGTACTGCCGATCCCGTTCTGCTTCATCGCCATCACGAACGCTGCCTACGTCGGTCTGCCTCGCGAGGCCAGCAACCAGGTCGCGGGCCTGATCAACTTCGTCCGCAACGTTGGCGGCAGCATCTTCATCGCCGTCACGGGAGCGCTGGTCACGAATCGCTCCCTCTTCCATCAGGCTCGCCTGCAGGAGCACATGCAAGCCGGCAATCCGCAGTTCGTGAACCGCGTGTACGATCTCGGCCACTTCTTTGGCGGCGGCGCAGACGGCACCTACACCGCGAAGGCCTACATCTACCAACTCCTCAACCAGCAAGCCGGAGTCATGGGCTATCAGGACGTCTACCGCATGCTCGCGTGGATGGCGTGCTTCATGGTCCTCTTCGCCTTCCTGCTCAAGAAGAACCGCCCCGGCCAGGGTCCCTCGGCGTCTGAGGCGATGCACTAA
- a CDS encoding ArsR/SmtB family transcription factor has protein sequence MDNKAAVSILTALAQESRLAVFRLLVEQGPDGLPAGKIGEHLGIPPATLSFHLKELSHAGLVQSRQESRYIFYSANYAAMNNLLGFLTKNCCAGSTCEVTATVCAPNCA, from the coding sequence ATGGATAACAAAGCGGCCGTCTCCATCCTTACAGCTCTCGCGCAGGAATCCCGCCTGGCAGTCTTTCGCCTACTCGTCGAGCAAGGCCCTGACGGTCTGCCCGCGGGCAAGATCGGTGAGCATCTCGGCATCCCGCCGGCGACCTTGTCCTTCCATCTCAAAGAACTCAGTCACGCAGGGCTGGTGCAATCCCGGCAGGAGAGCCGATACATCTTCTATTCCGCCAACTATGCAGCCATGAACAACCTGCTTGGCTTCCTCACAAAGAACTGCTGCGCGGGATCGACGTGCGAAGTGACCGCAACCGTGTGTGCTCCTAACTGCGCCTGA
- a CDS encoding ArsI/CadI family heavy metal resistance metalloenzyme, translating to MKRLHVHVSVKDLSESVRFYRGLFAAEPTVLKHDYAKWLLEDPRVNFAISTRSNETGLRHLGIQVESLAELDEIEQRATDAGLVSSPEKGANCCYAQSDKQWLTDPQGIVWEAFHTVGEIPTYGGQRNANDACCAPATKPDLTLSEITTCGTNSGCC from the coding sequence ATGAAACGTCTCCATGTGCATGTCTCCGTCAAGGACCTCAGCGAAAGCGTTCGCTTCTATCGTGGTCTCTTCGCCGCCGAGCCCACCGTCCTCAAGCACGACTACGCTAAGTGGCTGCTCGAGGACCCGCGAGTCAATTTTGCGATCTCGACCCGCTCCAACGAGACAGGCCTGAGACACCTCGGCATACAAGTCGAGAGCCTCGCCGAACTGGACGAGATTGAGCAGCGGGCAACCGACGCAGGTTTGGTGTCGTCGCCCGAGAAAGGCGCGAACTGCTGTTATGCGCAGTCTGACAAGCAATGGTTGACCGATCCTCAAGGCATTGTCTGGGAGGCATTTCACACTGTCGGAGAGATCCCGACGTACGGCGGACAACGTAACGCCAACGACGCATGCTGCGCTCCGGCCACCAAGCCCGACCTTACGCTTTCAGAGATCACGACCTGCGGCACGAACTCCGGCTGTTGCTGA
- a CDS encoding arsenate reductase ArsC, protein MTDKTYNVLFLCTHNSARSVLAEGLLNQMGAGRFKAYSAGSSPSGSVNPFALKTLRTLGCDTEGIRSKGWDEFAGPDAPKMDFIFTVCDNAAGEVCPIWPGHPAIAHWGFADPSLVQGDDATRLAAFAHTAQLITTRLRLFTSLPIETLDHMSLVTELRKLGGHTA, encoded by the coding sequence ATGACCGACAAGACATACAACGTCCTCTTCCTTTGCACGCACAACTCTGCGCGAAGCGTGCTTGCTGAAGGTTTGCTGAACCAGATGGGAGCAGGGCGATTCAAGGCCTACAGTGCCGGAAGCTCCCCATCGGGCTCGGTAAATCCCTTCGCGCTGAAAACTTTGCGCACGCTTGGCTGTGACACGGAGGGCATCCGCAGCAAGGGGTGGGACGAGTTTGCCGGTCCCGATGCTCCTAAGATGGATTTCATCTTCACGGTCTGCGATAACGCGGCTGGTGAAGTCTGCCCAATCTGGCCGGGGCATCCCGCGATCGCGCATTGGGGCTTTGCCGACCCCTCGTTAGTTCAGGGAGACGACGCGACTCGGCTTGCGGCATTCGCGCACACCGCACAGCTCATCACAACGAGATTGCGTCTCTTCACCAGCCTGCCGATTGAAACGCTGGATCACATGTCGCTCGTGACAGAACTGCGCAAGCTCGGTGGCCACACCGCATGA